The DNA region AGCAAGGGAAATATGGGGATAGGTTGGGTAGGTAACTAGGTATTGGAGATAGGGTTTGTGTGGAAGGAGTCCACCTCAGACAGAAGTCATGTAATCATAATTTTGTTCTTGTGTTGGGAAGAAATGCAGAAATATATTCTGTGTAATTAACTGGATCCCTAATTACAAATTTTGACTTTCATTGGCTTCATTAGCTTGTCAAATACACTAAACTACTACTCTAACAGTTATAGACTTGTACAATTTAACAATGTACACTGACTATATGTACactaaaaagtatttattgtCTATGTCACAGTAGCAAGATGTGCACTAATAAGTCTCATTGCATCAAATAATTTCCGTAGATGCCTATATGAACATGCTGATTGACACCTGGTGCTTGTTATCAGCATGTCATTGGTAATGTaacttttgtattttaaataaaattggaatATTGCTATTAGAGAACCTTTTTAATCAACAATCTGATTGCCACTATATTTCAAAGTTTTCCCATAATCCATCTATCACGGTTCAACTGCATGCCTTGAATTTGAGCAACTCATAGTTTGCTTGTGAGACATTATAAGCACCATTGTTAAAATCTAGATCTTGTTAATTGCTGTACTCGTGTTAATAATTCTGATTACGAAATAACCTAAGCTCATCAATTTCTGCTTACATCAATGCCACAACAACATGCTGCTTGTAGTTTTTATGTCGAAGCCCACTTCTGTTTGGTATTACTGAAGCCAATGCTGCCTCTCTAACTATGCTATCCCTTTGTGTCAGTTTTCACTTTTCACCACGATCTTTTGTGAATTAGCTAAACAATGAATTCTGAAAACTTGTGCTGCATGGCCGTATCTGCCTGTCTGTCTCTCTACATGGCGAAGTCTGTTCTATGTTAATTTAATTGTAGGTGTTTCTTGCTGCTACATATAACTCTAGAATCTTTTGCAGTATTCCGGGTCGTAATGAGTCCTTTTGGAAGGAACTTGATTATGTCAAGAATTTATGGAAGAACAGGAAAGAGCTAAAGGTTGAAGATGCAGGCATTGCTGCTTTGTTTGGCCTGGAATGCTTTGCATGGTATTGTGGTGGTGAGATTGTTGGAAGGGGATTTACTTTCACCGGTTACTATGTCTAATAATAACCACTTGGAAAGTGTAGATTTTATCAGGGCCATATACTCCTAAAGCCAACTGCTCTGGTCATTTATACATTGTGTGGATTATTGCATTCTGCATGGCAATTTTTGTTATGATAAGCCTCAATAACCCCTTGTAGTTGAAAGCGGGATGAACCTTGTGTTGTTCTTTTATCATGTTGGAAAGCTAGTGATGGTACTCCACAGTGATGATACTCCTGCaattcttttaacatttttgtcatgctttttttaaaaaaaaaaatatattgctgttattctcataaaatattaaaaccaGAATAAAAAGTTTATGTCCGAGAATTGATatccattttttctttctagatTTTTTTAACTACAATTTTGATTATAAATTGAAGACATTTTGGATCGGAAGTACTAAAATAGgaacacaattttttataatgtcctttatattgattgattgaaatttattaaaaatcccAAATTTGTGGTTTTTACTTTTACATCCAACTTAACTTTGTGTATTAAAATAATGTGTTAGAGTATGTTAAAATTACCTGGTGATGAGATACAAAGGATTAAAGTGGAGCTACGTCGTTATTAGAGCGTGGTTAAGCTATccagtaaattgtatttgaatGGTTCGGCCTTTACGGTCAGAAATGGCATAATGTCTAATTTCAGAAGTTAAGATTCCACAGCGCTATGAAAATGGCTACGCAATTAAAAGTCACAAGAAAAGGACGTGTATATGAGAAGACCCGACATCCTTTTTTAGTTAGGggttttattttctgaaattttgaATGAAAGTGGAGATGAATTGAGGAGCATTTAGTCTTTAACTGGATTCGTTGAGCGTGATTAATAATATTCTCTATTCCCACTTACCATCAGTTAATCTACAAAAGATGCGAGTGAAATTGAGGCAATAAAGTAAGAAAAACATTTTGTCACTCAAGCAACAAGACTAATACTATATTCAAGTCAAGTCCCAATTGAGGCCATCTTCTCCCAAATAAAAAACAAGGTCTGATAGTGCGTAACATGCTTTTGCTCTCTAATTGTGATAAGGTATGCTAGCCGACCCGGCGAGGTTGTGCTAGATTCTCCATTTAATACATGGgtgtgtttcatttttttttattgaagaattaattttgagtttagaattgattttaaataattttttatatgtttgatttaaaattaattatgagtaTAAGTAATTTTGAGTAGTTTTGTGTtggatccaattttttttactgagtTCTATTCTTAAttagattttataataaaaacattcaagtattaatcacattaatttaaaattaattttaaacaaaattaattttgcataaTCAATTTTGTTAACACTTATCTAAACACGATAAATGATGcagtaaaaagagaaaaatgattttaacttctcttaaaaaaaatgattttaatttattatttatgtatatatgCATAAATTACTTTTAACTTATGAGTGaagcttattttaattttttaattttcttttttataagtgTCCATGAAGAAACTTATTCAAACTAGACTAACAAAGGTGATCATTAatgaaatcaataataaaaagattCTGAATTTGATGTCTTTGATTCTTTATTATAGGTAACTACGCGTATAAAAAGAGGCTTGTATCATGTCATATCTTT from Glycine soja cultivar W05 chromosome 8, ASM419377v2, whole genome shotgun sequence includes:
- the LOC114421122 gene encoding uncharacterized protein LOC114421122 is translated as MASKLQKLQSAACQASQFVSSRGTNYYRQLLEQNKQHIQEPPTVEKCNLLAKQLFYTRLASIPGRNESFWKELDYVKNLWKNRKELKVEDAGIAALFGLECFAWYCGGEIVGRGFTFTGYYV